In Halopelagius longus, the following proteins share a genomic window:
- a CDS encoding universal stress protein has protein sequence MYRTILVPTDGSDPADAALDRAIDLARTYDATLRILSVVDVGDVGMLSPESVPLDGVRSSLRARAERVVGDAAERAEEAGVRAETEVLIGIPHVEILDAAADAGADLVVMGTHGRTGLRRALIGSVTERVVRRCDAPVLTVREEE, from the coding sequence ATGTACCGGACGATTCTCGTCCCCACCGACGGAAGCGACCCGGCGGACGCCGCCCTCGACCGGGCGATAGACCTCGCGCGGACGTACGACGCGACGCTCCGCATCCTCTCGGTCGTTGACGTGGGCGACGTGGGCATGCTGTCGCCCGAGAGCGTACCGCTCGACGGCGTGCGCAGTTCGCTCCGCGCGCGGGCGGAACGGGTGGTCGGCGACGCCGCCGAACGCGCCGAGGAGGCGGGCGTCCGCGCGGAGACGGAGGTGCTGATAGGCATCCCGCACGTCGAGATTCTCGACGCCGCGGCGGACGCGGGGGCTGACCTCGTGGTGATGGGGACGCACGGCCGGACGGGCCTGCGGCGCGCCCTCATCGGGAGCGTCACCGAACGGGTCGTCCGGCGGTGCGACGCCCCGGTGTTGACCGTCCGCGAAGAAGAGTAG
- a CDS encoding universal stress protein: protein MDGLDSCDRVLVPTDRDDDVVALDHAVEIARRCDAELYVLSVVNPYGMSTVADRTEAESRAEDVVTAAAERAREEGVDADWAVETGEPSKQILETVDRTDSDVVAMGTHGRRGVERYVVGSVAEKVVRHSPVPVLTVRIDAPGELPYREVVVPTDGSEANDPAEVWGVGVAAAFDAEVHALSVVGSSGISGGGAGEEDSAEAAVEEVLERAERADAAAVSAVERGDPAEEIIAYSDAAGGDLVVMGTHGRTGLKHAVIGSVAENVVRRSPVPVLTVPGDGGERGA from the coding sequence ATGGACGGACTCGACTCCTGCGACCGCGTTCTCGTTCCCACCGACCGCGACGACGACGTGGTCGCCTTAGACCACGCCGTCGAAATCGCCCGCCGGTGCGACGCCGAACTGTACGTTCTGTCGGTCGTGAACCCCTACGGCATGTCGACGGTGGCCGACCGAACGGAGGCGGAGTCGCGCGCCGAGGACGTGGTGACCGCCGCCGCCGAGAGAGCCCGCGAGGAGGGCGTAGACGCCGACTGGGCCGTCGAGACGGGAGAGCCGAGTAAACAGATACTGGAGACGGTAGACCGGACGGACTCCGACGTGGTGGCGATGGGGACGCACGGGCGACGCGGCGTCGAGCGATACGTGGTCGGAAGCGTCGCCGAGAAAGTCGTCCGCCACTCGCCGGTTCCGGTGTTGACGGTCAGAATCGACGCGCCCGGCGAACTACCGTACCGGGAGGTGGTCGTCCCGACGGACGGAAGCGAGGCGAACGACCCCGCCGAGGTGTGGGGCGTGGGCGTCGCGGCGGCGTTCGACGCGGAGGTCCACGCCCTCTCGGTCGTCGGGTCCTCAGGGATCTCCGGCGGGGGCGCGGGCGAGGAGGATTCCGCGGAGGCGGCGGTCGAAGAGGTCCTCGAACGGGCCGAACGGGCGGACGCGGCGGCGGTTAGCGCTGTCGAACGCGGCGACCCCGCCGAGGAGATTATCGCCTACTCCGATGCGGCGGGCGGCGACCTCGTGGTGATGGGGACCCACGGCCGGACGGGCCTGAAGCACGCCGTCATCGGGAGCGTCGCCGAGAACGTCGTCCGCCGCTCACCGGTTCCGGTCCTCACCGTCCCCGGCGACGGCGGCGAACGAGGGGCGTGA
- the mobA gene encoding molybdenum cofactor guanylyltransferase, translated as MSDANRAGEVADGAFEGVVLGGGYSTRFGDEDKALAELRGRPLLAHVVSRLGRVCDRVVLNCREEQAESHRAAVENCDVPVAVAVDPEPDRGPMAGIAAGLRAVEAEYAAVVACDMPFLDPEFLRYLRRRAEGRDAAVPQREDEWYQTTQAVYSAAAMADACERALERGEGKILAALEELDWATVGEADIEAHAAADTFENVNTREELAAAERKLRDE; from the coding sequence GTGTCCGACGCGAACCGGGCGGGCGAGGTGGCCGACGGCGCGTTCGAGGGAGTCGTCCTCGGCGGCGGGTACTCGACTCGCTTCGGCGACGAGGACAAGGCCCTCGCGGAACTGCGGGGGCGTCCCCTCCTCGCGCACGTCGTCTCCCGACTGGGGAGGGTCTGCGACCGGGTCGTCCTCAACTGCCGCGAGGAACAGGCCGAGTCGCACCGCGCGGCCGTCGAGAACTGCGACGTGCCCGTCGCCGTCGCCGTGGACCCGGAACCGGACCGCGGTCCGATGGCCGGCATCGCCGCCGGACTCCGCGCCGTCGAAGCGGAGTACGCCGCCGTCGTCGCCTGCGACATGCCGTTTCTCGACCCGGAGTTCCTCCGCTACCTCCGCCGGCGCGCCGAGGGGCGCGACGCCGCCGTCCCGCAACGCGAGGACGAGTGGTACCAGACGACGCAGGCCGTCTACAGCGCGGCGGCGATGGCCGACGCCTGCGAACGCGCACTCGAACGCGGCGAGGGGAAGATACTGGCCGCACTCGAGGAGTTAGACTGGGCGACGGTCGGCGAGGCGGACATCGAAGCGCACGCCGCCGCCGACACCTTCGAGAACGTCAACACCCGCGAGGAGTTGGCCGCGGCGGAGCGGAAACTCCGAGACGAGTGA
- the yqeC gene encoding selenium cofactor biosynthesis protein YqeC → MTVPSLSETLELDDDSVVAAVGAGGKKTTLYRLAAETDGVVTATVRIPIFDEEVERVVVTTDPEAAADAEARRPLGLVPEREREDRYFGYDPGVVDGLAAAGVGPLLVKADGARNRLLKAPNDREPQIPSAATHVLPVASARVVGEPLSERAVHRPERVSGLADVEEGEEIRPSHVAAVLAHEDGGLKGVPEGARAVPVINMVDTPELAETGRKIARGVLDGTSASAVDRVLLTRMIADDPVVDTVER, encoded by the coding sequence GTGACCGTACCGTCGCTCTCGGAGACGCTCGAACTCGACGACGACTCGGTCGTCGCCGCCGTCGGCGCGGGCGGTAAGAAGACGACGCTCTACCGCCTCGCCGCGGAGACGGACGGCGTCGTCACCGCCACCGTCCGAATCCCGATATTCGACGAGGAGGTCGAACGGGTCGTCGTGACGACGGATCCCGAGGCGGCGGCCGATGCGGAGGCGCGGCGGCCGTTGGGTCTCGTCCCCGAACGCGAACGCGAGGACCGCTACTTCGGCTACGACCCCGGCGTCGTGGACGGACTCGCCGCCGCGGGCGTCGGCCCCCTCCTGGTGAAGGCCGACGGCGCGCGGAACCGCCTGCTGAAGGCCCCGAACGACCGCGAACCGCAGATACCGTCGGCGGCCACGCACGTCCTCCCCGTCGCGTCGGCGCGCGTCGTCGGCGAACCCCTCTCCGAACGGGCGGTCCACCGCCCCGAGAGGGTGAGCGGACTCGCGGACGTCGAGGAGGGCGAGGAGATTCGCCCGTCGCACGTCGCGGCGGTCCTCGCCCACGAGGACGGCGGCCTGAAAGGCGTCCCGGAGGGAGCGCGCGCGGTTCCGGTGATCAACATGGTCGATACGCCCGAACTCGCCGAGACGGGCCGGAAGATAGCGCGCGGCGTCCTCGACGGTACGTCGGCGTCGGCGGTGGACCGCGTGCTCCTCACGCGGATGATCGCCGACGACCCCGTCGTCGATACCGTCGAGCGCTGA
- a CDS encoding class I SAM-dependent methyltransferase, translating to MNVPCVRVPRTDGEATRRALAEADCIDRDFEIAVKDGHLHIPVTDAAAVPEEFEVVEFDAEARSQQRTPADVLGFEPTYERLGDIVIVDEDDDERAREIADAVVESDLPADTVVNRASKVKGELRVRDWDVLAGEDTEVVHREYGCEFLLDIAEVYFSPRLATERHRVAEQVESGENAFDMFAGVGPFVVPFAKRGAAVVGCDLNEAAIRYLRENARRNGVEDRVTAVHGDVREVAEEYEGWADRIVMNLPHSADDFLDTAVRLAGDDCVIHYYDIQHEDDPYGPGISAIRDAAEPTYDVEVLAEHTVRSYAPHELNVCVDVRLTSR from the coding sequence ATGAACGTCCCCTGCGTCCGCGTCCCGCGAACCGACGGCGAGGCGACGCGCCGCGCCCTCGCGGAGGCGGACTGTATCGACCGGGACTTCGAGATTGCGGTCAAAGACGGACACCTCCACATCCCCGTGACCGACGCCGCGGCGGTTCCCGAGGAGTTCGAGGTGGTCGAGTTCGACGCCGAGGCCCGGAGTCAGCAACGGACGCCCGCCGACGTCCTCGGCTTCGAACCGACGTACGAACGACTGGGCGACATCGTCATCGTAGACGAGGACGACGACGAACGCGCCCGCGAGATAGCCGACGCCGTCGTCGAATCCGACCTCCCCGCAGACACCGTCGTCAACCGGGCCTCGAAGGTCAAGGGCGAACTGCGCGTCCGCGATTGGGACGTGCTCGCGGGCGAGGACACGGAAGTCGTCCACCGCGAGTACGGCTGTGAGTTCCTCTTGGACATCGCTGAGGTGTACTTCTCGCCGCGACTGGCGACGGAGCGACACCGCGTGGCCGAACAGGTCGAGTCCGGCGAGAACGCCTTCGACATGTTCGCCGGCGTCGGTCCGTTCGTCGTCCCGTTCGCCAAGCGAGGCGCGGCGGTGGTCGGGTGCGACCTGAACGAGGCGGCGATTCGGTACCTCCGCGAGAACGCCCGACGCAACGGCGTCGAAGACCGAGTGACCGCCGTCCACGGCGACGTTCGCGAGGTGGCCGAAGAGTACGAGGGGTGGGCCGACCGAATCGTGATGAACCTCCCCCACAGCGCCGACGACTTCCTCGACACCGCAGTCCGACTCGCCGGCGACGACTGCGTGATTCACTACTACGACATCCAACACGAAGACGACCCGTACGGCCCCGGAATCTCGGCGATTCGCGACGCCGCGGAACCGACGTACGACGTGGAGGTGCTGGCCGAACACACCGTACGGTCGTACGCGCCGCACGAACTGAACGTGTGCGTGGATGTCAGGCTCACCTCGCGATAA